The following coding sequences are from one Manis pentadactyla isolate mManPen7 chromosome 13, mManPen7.hap1, whole genome shotgun sequence window:
- the HYLS1 gene encoding centriolar and ciliogenesis-associated protein HYLS1 isoform X3 — protein MEEPMGPDGQKWAAMDPEERMLVAAAAFTHICAGQGEGAVRREAQSFQCDPYSKASVTPGKQPALPVQLQYPQVENNDISETVSEASQKLRKPVMKRKVLRRKPGGEVLVTDESIISESESGTESDTDLWDLRQKLINLQFQEDRESPEDTSQKYNFAHEYQGISQDQLICYLRREGMGPPAYEQDLIVASRPKSFILPRLDQLSRNRGKVDRVARYFEYKRDWDSMRLPGEDHRKELRWGIREQMLCRTEPQSKPQHIYVPNNYLVPTEKKRSALRWGVRCDLANGVMPRKLPFSLSPS, from the coding sequence ATGGAGGAACCTATGGGACCTGATGGACAAAAATGGGCCGCTATGGATCCAGAAGAACGAATGTTAGTGGCTGCTGCAGCCTTTACCCATATCTGTGCAGGGCAGGGTGAGGGAGCTGTCAGGAGAGAAGCCCAGTCTTTCCAGTGTGATCCCTACAGTAAGGCTTCAGTAACCCCAGGAAAGCAACCTGCTCTTCCCGTGCAACTACAGTACCCCCAGGTAGAAAATAATGACATTTCAGAAACAGTCTCAGAGGCCTCCCAAAAACTCCGGAAACCAGTGATGAAGAGAAAGGTGCTGCGTAGGAAGCCGGGTGGGGAAGTATTAGTGACAGATGAGTCAATTATCAGTGAATCAGAGTCTGGTACAGAGAGTGATACAGATCTCTGGGATTTAAGACAAAAGCTGATAAATCTGCAGTTCCAGGAAGACAGGGAGTCCCCTGAGGATACTTCACAGAAATATAATTTTGCACATGAATACCAAGGAATTTCTCAAGATCAGCTCATTTGCTATCTACGAAGAGAAGGCATGGGCCCTCCAGCTTATGAACAAGACCTGATTGTTGCCAGCCGACCCAAGTCCTTTATTCTCCCAAGGCTGGACCAGTTAAGTCGAAACCGGGGCAAGGTAGACCGGGTAGCCCGATATTTTGAGTACAAACGAGACTGGGACTCAATGCGGTTACCTGGTGAAGATCATAGGAAGGAATTACGATGGGGTATCCGAGAGCAGATGCTTTGTCGAACAGAGCCCCAATCCAAGCCTCAGCACATATATGTTCCAAACAATTACCTAGTACCGACCGAGAAGAAAAGATCTGCTCTTCGCTGGGGTGTTCGTTGTGACCTTGCAAATGGTGTCATGCCCAGGaagctccctttctctctctctccttcttaa
- the PUS3 gene encoding tRNA pseudouridine(38/39) synthase: MAENDTERIQTENLLKRVQELEQEVRRLKKEQVNNKDSNIRETSSAAGKAKRAFDFSAHGQRHVALKIAYLGWGYQGFASQENTNNTIEEKLFEALTKTRLVESRQMSNYHRCGRTDKGVSAFGQVISLDLRSHFPKARDSENFILKDEVNDAAKEIRYTHILNRVLPPDIRVLAWAAAEPSFSARFSCLERTYRYFFPHADLDLVTMNCAAQKYVGTHDFRNLCKMDVANGVVNFQRTILSAQVQLVGQSLAEERREEPFQLCQFEVSGQAFLYHQVRCMMAILFLIGQGMEKPEIIDELLNIEKNPQKPQYSMAVEFPLVLYDCKFENIKWIYDREVQEFNVTHLQQLWANHAVKTHMLYSMLQGLDSVAVPCGTGPKMDGMIEWRNVKPSIIKQTSAFVEGVKMRTYKPLMDRPKCQGLECRIQHFVRRGRIEHPHLFYKEETKAKRDCNNTLEEENTILEKPTKRVCVDTEFKSII; encoded by the exons ATGGCTGAAAATGACACAGAGagaatccagacagaaaatctcCTAAAAAGAGTACAAGAATTGGAGCAGGAGGTACGAAGACTTAAAAAAGAACAGGTCAACAACAAAGACTCAAACATTAGAGAAACTTCCTCAGCAGCTGGAAAAGCTAAGCGTGCATTTGATTTCAGTGCTCATGGTCAGAGACATGTAGCCTTAAAGATTGCCTATCTGGGCTGGGGATACCAGGGCTTTGCCAGTCAGGAAAACACAAACAATACAATTGAAGAAAAGCTGTTTGAGGCTTTAACCAAGACTCGACTAGTAGAAAGCAGACAGATGTCCAACTATCACCGATGTGGGCGGACAGACAAAGGAGTCAGTGCATTTGGGCAG GTGATTTCTCTTGACCTTCGTTCTCACTTTCCAAAGGCCAGGGATtcagaaaatttcattttaaaagatgaagtCAATGATGCTGCTAAGGAGATCCGTTATACCCACATTCTTAACCGGGTGCTCCCTCCAGACATCCGTGTACTGGCCTGGGCCGCAGCAGAACCCAGTTTCAGTGCTCGGTTCAGCTGTCTTGAGAGGACTTACCGCTACTTCTTCCCTCACGCTGATTTAGACCTTGTAACCATGAACTGCGCAGCTCAGAAGTACGTTGGCACACATGATTTTAGAAACTTATGTAAAATGGATGTAGCCAACGGAGTGGTAAATTTTCAAAGGACTATTCTGTCTGCTCAAGTACAACTTGTGGGCCAAAGTCTGGCTGAGGAGAGACGGGAAGAACCTTTCCAGTTATGTCAGTTTGAAGTGAGTGGCCAGGCATTCCTTTATCATCAAGTCCGCTGTATGATGGCTATCCTCTTTCTGATTGGCCAAGGAATGGAGAAGCCAGAGATTATCGACGAGCTGCTGAACATAGAGAAAAATCCCCAGAAACCTCAATACAG TATGGCTGTAGAATTTCCTCTAGTTTTGTATGACTGTAAGTTTGAAAATATCAAGTGGATCTATGACCGGGAGGTTCAGGAGTTCAACGTTACCCACCTACAACAACTATGGGCTAATCATGCTGTTAAAACTCACATGTTGTATAGCATGTTGCAAGGACTGGACTCTGTTGCAGTACCCTGTGGAACAG GACCAAAGATGGATGGAATGATAGAATGGAGAAATGTTAAGCCCTCTATCATAAAGCAGACCAGTGCCTTTGTAGAAGGAGTGAAAATGCGCACATATAAGCCCCTAATGGATCGTCCTAAATGCCAAGGATTAGAATGCCGGATCCAGCATTTTGTACGTAGGGGACGCATCGAGCACCCACATTTATtctataaagaagaaacaaaagccaaaagggACTGTAATAACACACTAGAGGAAGAAAATACTATTCTGGAGAAACCAACAAAAAGAGTCTGTGTTGATACAGAATTTAAAAGCATCATTTAG
- the HYLS1 gene encoding centriolar and ciliogenesis-associated protein HYLS1 isoform X2 produces MAERRSYSVMEEPMGPDGQKWAAMDPEERMLVAAAAFTHICAGQGEGAVRREAQSFQCDPYSKASVTPGKQPALPVQLQYPQVENNDISETVSEASQKLRKPVMKRKVLRRKPGGEVLVTDESIISESESGTESDTDLWDLRQKLINLQFQEDRESPEDTSQKYNFAHEYQGISQDQLICYLRREGMGPPAYEQDLIVASRPKSFILPRLDQLSRNRGKVDRVARYFEYKRDWDSMRLPGEDHRKELRWGIREQMLCRTEPQSKPQHIYVPNNYLVPTEKKRSALRWGVRCDLANGVMPRKLPFSLSPS; encoded by the exons ATGGCAGAAAGAAG GTCCTACAGTGTAATGGAGGAACCTATGGGACCTGATGGACAAAAATGGGCCGCTATGGATCCAGAAGAACGAATGTTAGTGGCTGCTGCAGCCTTTACCCATATCTGTGCAGGGCAGGGTGAGGGAGCTGTCAGGAGAGAAGCCCAGTCTTTCCAGTGTGATCCCTACAGTAAGGCTTCAGTAACCCCAGGAAAGCAACCTGCTCTTCCCGTGCAACTACAGTACCCCCAGGTAGAAAATAATGACATTTCAGAAACAGTCTCAGAGGCCTCCCAAAAACTCCGGAAACCAGTGATGAAGAGAAAGGTGCTGCGTAGGAAGCCGGGTGGGGAAGTATTAGTGACAGATGAGTCAATTATCAGTGAATCAGAGTCTGGTACAGAGAGTGATACAGATCTCTGGGATTTAAGACAAAAGCTGATAAATCTGCAGTTCCAGGAAGACAGGGAGTCCCCTGAGGATACTTCACAGAAATATAATTTTGCACATGAATACCAAGGAATTTCTCAAGATCAGCTCATTTGCTATCTACGAAGAGAAGGCATGGGCCCTCCAGCTTATGAACAAGACCTGATTGTTGCCAGCCGACCCAAGTCCTTTATTCTCCCAAGGCTGGACCAGTTAAGTCGAAACCGGGGCAAGGTAGACCGGGTAGCCCGATATTTTGAGTACAAACGAGACTGGGACTCAATGCGGTTACCTGGTGAAGATCATAGGAAGGAATTACGATGGGGTATCCGAGAGCAGATGCTTTGTCGAACAGAGCCCCAATCCAAGCCTCAGCACATATATGTTCCAAACAATTACCTAGTACCGACCGAGAAGAAAAGATCTGCTCTTCGCTGGGGTGTTCGTTGTGACCTTGCAAATGGTGTCATGCCCAGGaagctccctttctctctctctccttcttaa
- the HYLS1 gene encoding centriolar and ciliogenesis-associated protein HYLS1 isoform X1 has protein sequence MAERRRSYSVMEEPMGPDGQKWAAMDPEERMLVAAAAFTHICAGQGEGAVRREAQSFQCDPYSKASVTPGKQPALPVQLQYPQVENNDISETVSEASQKLRKPVMKRKVLRRKPGGEVLVTDESIISESESGTESDTDLWDLRQKLINLQFQEDRESPEDTSQKYNFAHEYQGISQDQLICYLRREGMGPPAYEQDLIVASRPKSFILPRLDQLSRNRGKVDRVARYFEYKRDWDSMRLPGEDHRKELRWGIREQMLCRTEPQSKPQHIYVPNNYLVPTEKKRSALRWGVRCDLANGVMPRKLPFSLSPS, from the exons ATGGCAGAAAGAAG AAGGTCCTACAGTGTAATGGAGGAACCTATGGGACCTGATGGACAAAAATGGGCCGCTATGGATCCAGAAGAACGAATGTTAGTGGCTGCTGCAGCCTTTACCCATATCTGTGCAGGGCAGGGTGAGGGAGCTGTCAGGAGAGAAGCCCAGTCTTTCCAGTGTGATCCCTACAGTAAGGCTTCAGTAACCCCAGGAAAGCAACCTGCTCTTCCCGTGCAACTACAGTACCCCCAGGTAGAAAATAATGACATTTCAGAAACAGTCTCAGAGGCCTCCCAAAAACTCCGGAAACCAGTGATGAAGAGAAAGGTGCTGCGTAGGAAGCCGGGTGGGGAAGTATTAGTGACAGATGAGTCAATTATCAGTGAATCAGAGTCTGGTACAGAGAGTGATACAGATCTCTGGGATTTAAGACAAAAGCTGATAAATCTGCAGTTCCAGGAAGACAGGGAGTCCCCTGAGGATACTTCACAGAAATATAATTTTGCACATGAATACCAAGGAATTTCTCAAGATCAGCTCATTTGCTATCTACGAAGAGAAGGCATGGGCCCTCCAGCTTATGAACAAGACCTGATTGTTGCCAGCCGACCCAAGTCCTTTATTCTCCCAAGGCTGGACCAGTTAAGTCGAAACCGGGGCAAGGTAGACCGGGTAGCCCGATATTTTGAGTACAAACGAGACTGGGACTCAATGCGGTTACCTGGTGAAGATCATAGGAAGGAATTACGATGGGGTATCCGAGAGCAGATGCTTTGTCGAACAGAGCCCCAATCCAAGCCTCAGCACATATATGTTCCAAACAATTACCTAGTACCGACCGAGAAGAAAAGATCTGCTCTTCGCTGGGGTGTTCGTTGTGACCTTGCAAATGGTGTCATGCCCAGGaagctccctttctctctctctccttcttaa